One window of the Psilocybe cubensis strain MGC-MH-2018 chromosome 12, whole genome shotgun sequence genome contains the following:
- a CDS encoding UPF0590 protein (UPF0590 protein C409.17c): MAPRLRVLAGTSPSSMVPITHLVNTPHSHPIRSDLFEGELVAQIQGMTDEQGKVHESEYFKREDRGGVTWSIVVRGRFLVLYSADDILFGNTFDRPLKLPWGTSAVLKFMHYIDPTLKHDLTSSTKPWALSPLISTMPHFMHTRIPPSSSSCMLPPFSANQSIQDRNSGLYLALSDELDEGDSASSSSGTSFRSASSSSDNVAPGSSTGGSSFSVKSAMRKVKPKRARSTLSTGSSSSSEQGERRMKRERKLQTL; this comes from the exons ATGGCTCCTCGACTCCGGGTCCTTGCAGGTACATCTCCTTCCTCGATGGTTCCCATAACACACCTCGTCAACACTCCACATTCACACCCTATCCGCTCCGATTTGTTTGAAGGTGAATTGGTAGCGCAGATTCAGGGCATGACGGACGAACAGGGAAAAGTACACGAGTCTGAATATTTCAAGAGAGAAGATCGCGGCGGTGTTACATGGAGTATCGTTGTCCGAG GCCGGTTCCTCGTACTCTATTCAGCGGACGACATTTTATTCGGAAACACATTCGATAGGCCTCTCAAATTACCATGGGGAACAAGCGCGGTACTTAAATTCATGCA CTACATCGACCCAACTCTCAAACACGACCTCACATCTTCCACCAAGCCATGGGCACTTTCACCACTAATATCGACCATGCCTCATTTCATGCACACGAGGATTccaccttcttcctcctcatgtATGCTACCCCCCTTCTCAGCAAACCAGTCCATCCAAGACAGGAACTCTGGGCTGTACCTTGCCCTCTCTGATGAGCTCGATGAGGGAGATTCTGCATCCAGCTCATCAGGAACATCATTCCGCTCtgcgtcctcctcctccgacaaCGTTGCACCG GGATCCTCAACCGGCGGCTCGAGCTTCTCTGTCAAATCCGCCATGCGCAAAGTCAAACCGAAGCGTGCGCGGAGTACGCTTAGCACCggctcttcttcgtcgtccgaGCAAGGAGAACGCCGTATGAAGCGTGAGCGGAAACTGCAGACGCTTTAG